The Candidatus Desulfatibia profunda genome includes a region encoding these proteins:
- a CDS encoding M48 family metalloprotease, translating to MQNSPLDFFYRHTISRREFLWLTSISAAGVLAGCAANPVTGESQLMLVSENKEIQIDKQQSPHQFSSDYGTLQDKALNDYIDQTGKRIAAHTHRPQMPYSFRGVNATYVNAYAFPGGSIAATRGILLALDNEAELAALLGHELGHVNARHTAEQMSKGVLTNAILGGISAYAGAKSATLGKLASQLGMFGAGALLASYSRDNEREADALGLEYMSQTGYNADGFVGLMDMLRNMSKHKPGAIELMFATHPMSDERYETAVEAVGNQYRFTKTFPLHRDRYMDHTAKLRASKGAIEEMQKGEKAMAEEKYSQAEDHFKTALKQAPDDYAGLLMMSKCLLAQKKDAEAKQFAEKAQQVYPQEAQAYHLSGFAQLRLKAFDSAYQEFTEYEKLLPGNPNTLFFKGYSLEGLQRIEKAANEYYQYLQIVNQGQQAQHAYQRLVQWGYIKPRPK from the coding sequence ATGCAAAATTCTCCGCTTGATTTTTTTTACAGGCATACCATCAGTCGCCGGGAATTTTTGTGGCTGACGTCAATATCCGCCGCCGGGGTTCTGGCCGGCTGCGCGGCAAATCCGGTTACCGGAGAATCCCAATTGATGCTGGTATCGGAAAACAAGGAAATCCAGATCGACAAACAACAGTCACCCCATCAATTTTCTTCAGATTACGGAACGCTTCAGGATAAAGCTTTAAATGATTATATCGATCAAACCGGCAAACGGATCGCCGCGCACACTCATCGGCCCCAGATGCCCTATTCGTTCCGGGGTGTGAACGCAACCTACGTGAATGCTTATGCTTTTCCCGGAGGCAGTATCGCCGCAACCCGGGGAATTCTGCTGGCCCTTGATAACGAAGCCGAACTGGCGGCACTGTTGGGACATGAACTCGGTCATGTCAACGCCCGCCATACTGCCGAACAAATGTCCAAGGGCGTACTTACAAACGCCATACTCGGTGGAATCTCGGCCTATGCCGGTGCCAAGAGCGCAACCCTCGGCAAGCTGGCCTCCCAATTAGGAATGTTCGGAGCCGGCGCCCTTTTGGCGTCATATAGCCGGGATAACGAGCGTGAGGCCGACGCCCTGGGGCTGGAGTATATGTCCCAAACCGGATATAATGCCGACGGGTTTGTGGGACTGATGGACATGTTGAGAAACATGTCCAAACATAAACCCGGTGCCATTGAACTGATGTTTGCAACCCATCCCATGAGTGATGAACGCTATGAAACTGCCGTGGAGGCTGTCGGAAACCAATACCGCTTTACCAAGACATTTCCTTTGCACCGGGATCGCTATATGGACCATACGGCCAAGTTGCGGGCAAGCAAAGGAGCCATCGAAGAGATGCAAAAAGGCGAAAAAGCCATGGCCGAGGAGAAATACAGCCAAGCCGAAGATCATTTTAAAACGGCCTTAAAACAGGCACCCGATGATTATGCCGGCCTGCTCATGATGTCCAAATGCCTGCTGGCCCAGAAAAAAGATGCCGAAGCCAAACAGTTTGCAGAAAAAGCCCAACAGGTCTATCCCCAGGAAGCCCAGGCCTATCATCTTTCCGGATTCGCCCAACTTCGTCTCAAGGCATTCGATTCGGCTTATCAAGAATTTACCGAATATGAAAAGTTGCTGCCCGGCAATCCCAACACACTATTCTTTAAAGGGTATTCTCTGGAGGGCCTGCAGCGCATCGAGAAGGCCGCCAACGAATACTATCAATACCTTCAAATCGTCAATCAGGGCCAGCAAGCCCAGCATGCCTACCAGCGCCTGGTGCAATGGGGATACATTAAGCCGCGGCCAAAATAA